GCTTGGGCGAGCTCAGCAATCTGCGTCATGGTCGCGGCTTCGTAGCCCACGTCGGCCATCACGGAAGCGGCAGCTTCAAGGAGCTGGGAAAGACGCTTTTCCCCCCGCTCCTGCTGGGGATTGCGCCTTTGGTTTGACATTGTTGAGGACATCCTCATATTCTAGACGAGAGAAAACCTGAGGATATCCTCAGGTTACGAATTGGACAGGAGAACCACATGGCATTGACCACACTGGACCCCAAGAGCGCACTGATCGTCATTGATCTGCAGAACGGCATCGTCACCTTGCCGGCCGCCGATCTCGTCGAACCGGTCATCAAGCACGCTGCTGCGCTCGTCGAAGCATTTCGTGCGCATAAGCTGCCAGTCGTCCTGGTCAATGTCGCCGGTGTCGCGCCGGGACGGTCGGAACGGGGACCGCGGATGGGGGATGCACCTCCCGCAGGATGGACTGATCTGATTCCTGAGCTGAACCAGCAGCCGGAAGATCACACCGTGACGAAGAAGACCTGGGGAGCTTTCACAAACACGGGCCTCGCCGATTACCTGAAGGAAAAGGGCGTGACGCAGGTCGTGCTTGCGGGTGTGGCGACGAGCATCGGCGTAGAGTCCACCGCGCGCCAGGCCCAGGAGTTCGGGTTCAACGTCACGCTTGCTGTGGATGCGATGGCCGACCTGAACGCAGACGCGCACCTCAACAGCGTGACGCGGATCTTTCCAAGACTGGGTGAGACCGGCACAACGCAGGACGTCCTTGCTCTGCTTAAGACCACCCACGCCTGACCTATCTGAAAAAACGCTTCGGCGTTCGAGGAGTCTGCAATGGAATGGCATCATTACCTCTCGTATTTCTTTGGTGGCATGTTTCTCGCGAATGCCGTTCCACACTGTGTGAGCGGTCTCACGGGGCATCCTTTTCAAACCCCCTTTGCCACGCCGTCCGGTGAGGGGCTTTCGACCTCGACGGTGAATGTGCTTTGGGGGTTCTTCAATCTGGTGGTCGGCTATGTGCTGGTCTGCCGAGTTGGAAGCTTTGACCTTCATTCCACCAGCCATGTTGCCGCGTTGGGGCTGGGCAGTTTGCTTATAAGTCTTTTCACGGCACGCCACTTCGGCCGGTTCCATGGCGGCAACACGCCTGAGCAATCGTGAAGCCTGTTGCCACGCCGGCGACTTCATCGGTAGCTTCGATGTCGCATGCGTGGCGCTCGCTGCGGCATCGCAACTTCCAGCTCTTCTTCTTTGGGCAGAGCATCTCCGTCATTGGCAACTGGATGACGCGGCTGGCGACGAGTTGGCTCGTCTACCGGATGACGCATTCGGTCCTCCTTCTGGGCGTCGTGGGCTTTTCC
This genomic stretch from Terriglobus saanensis SP1PR4 harbors:
- a CDS encoding cysteine hydrolase family protein; its protein translation is MALTTLDPKSALIVIDLQNGIVTLPAADLVEPVIKHAAALVEAFRAHKLPVVLVNVAGVAPGRSERGPRMGDAPPAGWTDLIPELNQQPEDHTVTKKTWGAFTNTGLADYLKEKGVTQVVLAGVATSIGVESTARQAQEFGFNVTLAVDAMADLNADAHLNSVTRIFPRLGETGTTQDVLALLKTTHA